In a genomic window of Verrucomicrobiota bacterium:
- a CDS encoding sigma factor: protein MSQSTETRKPEPLFVTTRWSVVLAARRTPSPESAAAMETICHAYWYPLYAYARRCGQSPADAQDLTQEFFRLLLEKRWFEDVDREKGRLRSFLVTAMKHFMAKEWRRANAQRRGGGSTHVTIDTAIAEGRYATEPETTLAADEVFDRQWALSLLDFTIERLQAEYTSTGRGTDFGILKDCLTASHGTIDYASIARQLATTEGAARVAIHRLRKRFRQIYREEIAHTMPDGAEAEAEMRHLANALART, encoded by the coding sequence ATGTCTCAGTCCACTGAAACACGAAAGCCGGAGCCGCTGTTTGTCACCACTCGCTGGTCGGTGGTGCTGGCCGCCCGGCGCACGCCTTCACCGGAATCGGCGGCGGCGATGGAAACCATTTGCCACGCCTATTGGTATCCCCTCTACGCTTACGCCCGGCGCTGTGGGCAATCCCCGGCCGACGCCCAGGACCTCACCCAGGAATTCTTCCGCCTGCTGCTGGAAAAGCGCTGGTTTGAGGATGTTGATCGGGAAAAGGGACGGCTGAGGTCATTTCTGGTCACTGCCATGAAACATTTCATGGCCAAAGAATGGCGCCGGGCCAATGCCCAACGGCGCGGCGGAGGAAGCACCCACGTCACCATAGACACCGCCATCGCCGAAGGCCGGTACGCCACCGAACCGGAAACCACCCTGGCCGCCGATGAAGTTTTCGACCGCCAGTGGGCGCTGTCCCTCCTTGATTTCACCATCGAACGATTGCAGGCGGAATACACCTCGACCGGGAGAGGCACAGATTTTGGCATCCTTAAGGACTGTCTTACGGCCTCCCATGGGACCATTGATTATGCCTCCATAGCCCGGCAACTTGCGACCACCGAAGGAGCCGCGCGCGTGGCGATCCACCGGCTGCGCAAACGGTTCCGGCAAATCTACCGCGAGGAAATCGCTCACACGATGCCAGATGGCGCGGAGGCGGAAGCGGAGATGCGGCATTTGGCCAACGCATTGGCCCGGACATAA
- a CDS encoding serine/threonine-protein kinase, whose translation MSMNEMQKTVCPKCGAALPANAPAGLCPRCLMAMNLATQTVLLENEAKAPQIPATLPPSPAELAPHFPQLDILECLGRGGMGVVYKARQKSLDRFVALKLLAPERVGDPQFAERFTREAKALAALNHPNIVTIHDFGQAGGFYYLLMEFVDGVNLRQAMKTARFTPEQALAIVPPVCEALQYAHEHGIVHRDIKPENLLLDKTGRVMIADFGVAKMLNAESPDASFVDSQPAGTPQYMAPEQKGRHRTDHRADIYSLGVVLYELLTGELPGKPLEAPSRKVVIDVRLDEIVLRALENKPELRYQTAGEMRTQVETIVTTPPSAITSKSPAGTGGAPVQEQPSTPPRFSRVAIVGACFAALGLLMAAPVLFQPHATPMLGGMCLLFVPAAILGWIAVAQIRRSAGKLYGLWLAVFEGLLIPLLALDLCVIWNVGSRAMSAFTSWQAPAISHYVVRSASDSNKTFDLITQLNAYNWLLGVEWNVFNWVILGVAILVDWLIIRAVWRAVNKGTAPAASQTWQSPTMGWGHFIGYLQGITFTSPLAYKLANLSALGFLCFLGFIPLSGWKGFFGFSGFFGLIGLSTLIEMVARSKARRSGSNNQQPPSALVLIRK comes from the coding sequence ATGAGCATGAACGAAATGCAGAAAACAGTTTGTCCGAAGTGCGGCGCGGCTCTCCCAGCCAACGCGCCCGCCGGGTTGTGTCCTCGCTGCCTCATGGCGATGAACCTGGCCACCCAGACGGTCTTGCTGGAAAACGAGGCTAAAGCACCCCAGATACCTGCGACTCTGCCACCTTCCCCCGCCGAACTTGCTCCACACTTCCCCCAGCTCGACATTCTCGAATGCCTGGGGCGCGGCGGCATGGGGGTGGTCTATAAGGCCCGGCAAAAGTCGCTTGACCGTTTCGTGGCGCTCAAGCTGCTCGCGCCCGAACGCGTGGGCGACCCGCAGTTCGCCGAACGATTTACACGCGAAGCGAAGGCGCTCGCCGCGCTGAATCACCCCAATATCGTCACCATCCATGATTTCGGCCAGGCGGGCGGTTTCTATTACCTGCTCATGGAATTCGTGGACGGCGTGAACCTGCGGCAGGCCATGAAAACCGCCCGGTTTACGCCGGAACAGGCCCTGGCCATCGTGCCACCCGTCTGCGAGGCCCTGCAATACGCCCACGAGCACGGCATTGTTCATCGCGACATCAAGCCGGAGAACCTGCTGCTGGACAAGACTGGGCGCGTGATGATCGCCGACTTCGGCGTCGCCAAGATGCTCAATGCCGAAAGCCCGGATGCCAGCTTCGTGGACAGCCAACCCGCCGGCACACCGCAATACATGGCACCCGAGCAAAAGGGCCGCCACCGCACCGATCATCGCGCCGACATCTATTCGCTGGGCGTCGTGCTCTACGAACTGCTCACTGGCGAACTGCCCGGCAAACCGCTCGAAGCGCCTTCTCGGAAGGTCGTCATTGACGTGCGGTTAGACGAGATCGTCCTGCGCGCCCTCGAGAACAAGCCCGAACTGCGCTATCAGACCGCTGGAGAGATGCGGACGCAGGTCGAGACCATTGTGACGACACCGCCGTCGGCAATTACTTCAAAATCCCCAGCAGGGACAGGCGGCGCACCCGTCCAAGAACAACCGAGCACGCCGCCGCGCTTCTCGCGCGTGGCCATTGTCGGCGCGTGCTTTGCGGCGCTGGGGCTTTTGATGGCAGCACCCGTGCTGTTTCAACCTCATGCTACGCCTATGTTGGGAGGAATGTGCTTGCTGTTCGTTCCCGCCGCAATTCTCGGCTGGATCGCCGTAGCGCAAATCCGCCGCTCGGCGGGAAAACTTTACGGGCTGTGGCTGGCGGTGTTCGAAGGGCTCCTGATTCCGCTGCTCGCGCTGGATCTGTGTGTGATCTGGAACGTGGGTTCTCGTGCCATGTCGGCGTTCACCTCCTGGCAGGCACCGGCCATCAGCCATTACGTCGTGAGGTCGGCTTCCGACTCAAACAAAACGTTCGATCTGATCACTCAGCTCAATGCATACAATTGGCTTCTAGGTGTCGAGTGGAATGTTTTTAATTGGGTCATATTAGGCGTCGCGATCCTTGTTGATTGGCTCATCATCCGCGCCGTCTGGCGCGCAGTGAACAAAGGCACCGCACCTGCGGCGAGCCAGACATGGCAATCCCCGACGATGGGTTGGGGCCATTTTATTGGCTACTTGCAGGGCATCACTTTCACGTCTCCTCTGGCATACAAGCTGGCCAACCTCTCTGCGCTTGGATTTCTCTGCTTCCTCGGCTTCATACCGCTGTCGGGATGGAAAGGTTTTTTTGGTTTCTCCGGGTTCTTCGG